CGGCAGTCCAGGCCATGTTCAAAGCACGATCACCTTCGCGAGATGTCTTCGAGCGTGAGCTCTTCTCCGAAGTCTTCGAGATGCCAATGGAACAGATCAGGAATGCTGAGGCTGGTAAACATATGGAGCACGAGATGAACTCGAAGTACCTTACGAACTTTGACCGGGTCAACGAGCTCACCTCGCACTTCACGAGAGTACTTGAACAGGTTCTGGACAGAGACGCAGAAGAGATGGTCAAGCTGCCAGAAATAGGACTCTACGATTGGCTACGAGACCGCATGTTCACGGCATCATGCACGGCGCTGCTCGGCGAGAAACTGTTGGAGATGTACCCAACATTCTGCGAAGACTTCTACGGTTTCGACTCTGACTTCTTGAGCTTCTTCTTCAAGTTTCCAAAATTCGTGATGAAAGAGGCCATCGAAAGACGGAACCGCATGTTCACCGAACTGGAGGAATGGAGCGGAGAAATGCATCGCTTGAGTGGCGGTACGCCGGTAGATCCAGAGGGTCCAGTATGGGAGCCCTATTTCGGCAGCAGACTTAACAGAGCACGGCAGCTGGACTACAAGAATCGCAAGCTCAATGCTAAGTCTGGAGCAAGACTTGATGCAGGCATCACCTTCGGCCTGTCCAGCAATGTAATACCAGCCACTGGCTGGATGCTATTCCATCTGTTAGATCCACGAGGACCAAAGGATATTGTGCCTCGTGTCTTAGCTGAGATCAACAAGGCGCAAAAGGAGGATGGAACTCTGGACATCGCAACACTGATGACCCAACCACTGCTACAAAGCATCTGGACCGAGATCTTGCGCCTTTACACAGACGTCCTCGTAACACGAAACCTGTCCGAAGACCTCGTCCTCCCACTCGACGAAGACGGCAAGCGTCTAGTCCAGCTCCGCAAAGGCGATAACCTCTTCGCACCTTCATTCCTCGGCCACCACGACCCCAATGCCTGGTCAACGGGCGAGAAGCCGTTTGATCAATTCGATGCCAAGCGATTCCTGGCTACGAATCTCAAAACTGGCGAGCAGACTTTCAGCACGAGTCGCACAGCTGGCAAGTTCTTTCCATTCGGTGGGGGAACGACCATCTGTCCTGGCCGTCTCTTTGCCAAGCAGGAAGCTTTGGGGGCGTTGGCGATGATACTGTTACGATTCGAGTTTGATGTGAAAGGGTTCACGGATGGGGAGAAGAAGCATACCAAAGACTTTCCGTCTTACTCGAGGGCGTATCCTGGAAGCGGCGCTATTTCACCAGGTGGTGATATGAGGGTCAAGATCAGGCGGCGGCAATGAATGACAGGTCGCACCGAACGCCTATTGGAAACAGCCCGCCCCTGCATACGTTCCTCCATCCCTATCGAGACAGATCCGTCATATGGTGGCGTTCATGCTCTGATCGGAGCATGAATGCGAACCCGCTAATCTCCAGTCGTGTAACTCAAGGGTCAGCATGTAGCCAATGGCTTCGCAGAACGAGAGACAAAGACCGGTGAGATTCCCACAAACTATGAAAAGCTGCAACCACCAGTCATTGCCAGATACTGCGCAATCCACGTCCTTCCGTGCCCTTCGTTATCAGCCTCATACCATGTCCATTCTTCAGAAACATGAACTCCACTATCACAACATGACATACACTGACAAAGATTGGCGACATTTCCTTGCACCATCGAGCCCTTAGCACTGGAATGGACAAACACGACCGTGACAGCAGACGGTTTGGTACGCTTCGTGCTCTGCACTTTGCTCGAAGCACTCTAACGTAGACAGGGTGTGACCCGTGGTATCGCGATCGGAATTGGAACCCCAACACAAGTCTTCGCGATGCGACCTTACACCGCTCTGAACAATATCCGCGTCAACAATGTCGCAGATGGCATCTCCACTTCCAACACTGCCTGCGTCGGTAGTCTCGGCGGCGTCTTCGATCAGTCACATTCTTCCACTTATACTGTTGCTGTCAAGGGTGCTTGGAATGGCAGTCAAGTCGAGAACGAAGACAAGGACGGCGCATATATCTACTTCAACGACCGCGTCACGTTCGAAAGGAGGGGCTACGCCCTACCTCCTCCTCAGGCGCACGCGGGCTCAGACCCACCCCTTTCCTAATCTGGTATAATGTGGGCGGGGTAGGGTCTGGCGTAGCTCGAATCAGGATGTTGCGCTAATAATTGGTACCTGAGGCACGAAGGACCGATTATGTAAGCTGAGCAACACTCCTTTCAAGGCCCAATAGTCTGAGAAGGAGATAGGCTACGCCTATGGCTTTCCCGTGGTACTGGACACTGACCATAATAGAGGTAAGAAGATCGCAAGCGCAAGTAACAGATCCTAATAACTTTCAGATGACCACACCGGATTGCCAATGGGAAGTAACTCGTCCTTCACCGCTGCTGCTGTGTCTAACGGTATTGCCCCCTCAGAAGTCGTGGGTCTGTGGGCTGGTAGTCGGTCGCTTGATCCAAAAGACGGACTGCTCGTCGTTGGTGGCTACGACGAGTCGCGCATCGCTGGCAATTTCGTCAACTTCACTGTCGCTTCCGATGACAGCCCCTTGAACTGTCCGCTACAAGTTCAGATTGCAAGCATACGATACAACGAAGAAGAGCTGCTCAACGATGACGGTTCACTGACAGCATGTATCGAGCCATACAATCACCGTTCCATCTTCCCGCCCACAATCACCACAGCATTCGCGAATGCCACGAATCAGAGCACCGTCGCCTACCCAGTAGGGCTGCGATATTCAGCGAGTACCAGGCCTGTCGGAGCGCTCACTATAACTCTGAGCAACGGCTATAGCACTACAGTGACCAACGAGGAGCTCTTCACATTGCTTCGAGGCTCTGACGAAAGAGGACAATACGGAGTCATTGACAACACGGTAGTAGAAGCCGGCATACAAGATACTCGACAAGCCAACACCAGAAGCATAACACCCGCCCTCGGGAGCCTCTTCTTGACATTCAACTACCTCCTTGTTGATTACCGACGGGGAGTCTTCGGCCTCGCGCCTGCGGTAGCCAGTAATATCACAACAGCTCCACTGCTTCGTGCTGTCTGTGATCCTTTGCCAACAGAGAGCGCCGGGGGAACCTCGTCTAGTGAGAACACTGCGTAGGTACCACTAAGCTTCATTCGAAAGCGATGGCTGCTGACACTTCGTAGAGGACCAAATGTCGGTCTGATAGCCGGGTCTACAATAGGTAGAGTTATTGGACTCGCTGCAATAGTCGCTCTGCTGTACTGGCGTTACCGACACCGCGAGCCGTCTCTCAAGCAGCAAGAGACCGGCAAATCATTGCAGGAAAGCTCACCTCCTGTGTCAACAAATTATCCACATCACCCGTGGCCGTCTCCTGGGCTTGATCGGGAAGCTGTGGAGCTTCTGGACAGACATGAGCCCGTGGAGATCGGAGGATCGCGGGCGATACTGCCATGACCAACATGGACTATGTAGCGCAAACACGCTGGGGCCCGTGCGGTGGTCTTGGAACTCAGTACTGTACCGTAAAGCCGCGATGCGTGCTCGATAGGCCTCGGCGTCTTCGACCGGAAGAAAGCGGTCTGTGGTCAAGTGATCTGTTGTATGGATTCTGGAAAGTAGTAGACAGCTCACCAAACACCAGACTTGCTGAAAGACCACTGTTTGCTGTTTCGATGTGCATTGTTAAGCATGTCTCATATAGACATGCTGCTCGCTCACGGTAGCTTGTTCTACACAAAAGCAATGCCCGGCCACTACCTCCACATCGATCAAGGCCAAGGAGGCGTCTACACCCTCCCAACCACTACTCGCGATGCTGACGGGCAAGAACACCAAGTGTCCGCAATAGGTACATCCCACTGCTACACCTGCGTCGGCGTCTACATCCGACTGAACGACGCCGGAACAAGATGCTTCGTCGCTCACATCTCCGCCGACCTTGGTGACGCCTACTTGACCTGTACAGATGATCACAGCAAGGTTTATCTAGATGCCATGCAAGCCAAAGCGCTAGTCAGTCGTGTGAAAACGAAGCTGGACGACGTGCCCCAACTTCGAGGGTGGGTCAAGAACACCGATGCTGCCACTAAAGCCAGGAACGTCTTCTTGATATCTCCTAAGAGCGAGGACCCGACCGGTACGCCCTTGACTGGGCGGTACATAGTGGGAGCCATTCAGATGTTCGTCGGCCTTGATCAGTCGGTACCAGATCGAGCGCATGGTTTCTGCATTGAGCAAGATGGCACTCGTACAAGGGCAAACTTCACCTGGAACGGCGTGTCGGACACATCGCCAGGTGTGAAGGCATGGTTCAAGCCTTCTGCGCCGTATCCCGAGCCAGATTCCTTGAAGTCCCATGGGTGGGAAAGGGGTAATGCGAAAGCACCAGAGCTGACGAGGTGGGATTTGGCTGGTCCGTGGTCGATGAACTTCCATCTCGGAGAGTGGTATGAGGGGGAGTATAGATGCCAAGGCCAGTGATCGATGCTGGTTTTGGCAACTTGCTCTGCTGTACTTTGAAGAAGTGCTTCGGGTGGTGTGCCAATGAGACCCTGCATCCTCTCCTGCTTCCATACTCTGGGATTTCCTCGCGGTCTGTGGCCTCAATCTTCTCAAGGCTCAACCTGACCTTCCTTGTTCCACATCCTCGGCAGATAGAACTTCATGTTCTCATACACCAAAAACGTGACGCAAGTCGACGGCAGCACCCTGATCAAATTCGGCGCCAGTCCCTTGTAAAACCCTCTCATCCCCTCCTTCCGATAGATCTGCACCACCACATCCCTCACACCATTATACTTCTTCGCCGCGTCATACGTCTGCAACCTCGACCTCACCACCTGGTAGGGATAGGTAATACTGCCCGCAAACATCTTGCTCGCCGCACTCAGGCTCAAATAATCCAAGTTTGTCAATCCTTCTTTTCCACCCTTCCTGCTCAACGCCCAATGGTTCTTCAACTGCTCATACGCCATGAACTGTATCGCGCCATGACTCACCCCAAACAAGCTGGGCACCAATCCTCGATAAAACCCTTTCACCCCCTCCGCCTTGTACAGCGCACTAGTCCCATGGGCAATACTCTTATACGCCCCCTCCGCATCCTTCGCCGTACTCAACATTCTCGTCTTGATAACCCAGATCGGATTCGTGGCGACCGCCGTGAGAACACCAGAAATACCGCTGGCCAGAAAATAATCCGAGCTCTTCAACGCATGTACTCGCTCCCCGCCACTGCTCGCTTGCCGTGCCGCCCTCACCAGATCTTTGATGTTCCCATACCACATAAAATACAGCGCCCAACTGACACTATTCCCAATCATATTCGGCATCAAGCCCCGATAGAAACTCCTCACAACAGCCTGTGACTCTTTCGCGAAGCTAGCTCTTACCCTCACCATATCCTCCGACGGTCCATGGAGGGCTTCATTCGCGATCTGCCGGATCATGCGGAGTGTGGAGCCGGGGCGGGTTGCATTCTGGGAGTTAATTTGGAGGCGTGTCTTGATTACATCGAAAGGGTGGACGACGAGGGTGCTGACAACGCCGGCGGTGAAGCCTGCAGCGGACTCGACTAGGGAGGGTGAGAGGACGACGGTGGGTTGGCGACCTTCGAGTGGTGGGTAGACTCGAGGCATATTGTTGGTGGTGGAGGTGAGGGTGGGTGGATCATGCTTGCATAGTAGAGAAGTGTTTCGTGGGCGCAGCGCACGCTGGAGAGCTTGTGAGTGAAACACAGGAGCGCAAGTGGGAAGTGGGTGAATGGAATTCAATGTTGTATGCAAAGATGATGTAGTGTCGGCCTGGCGGGTGGGTGGATCGCCGAGCGGGCACGTGCAGTGAAACTTGATGGGGTATCCATGAAAcattccttaaggacaggAAAGGCGGACGATTGCTGTGTAGACAACGTCGTCTATACTTCTATGTCTAGACCTTCTGATCTGTCTTCGTTCAAGCCTTGCCATCGCAGAAGCTAACAACAGCCCACTTGCCGCTCCAGGCCCACTTTCGGGCACCACTATCACCGCCACCGCCTTCCATGGCTCTGAGCTCTTCGTCCTTGCCCTTGGGCAGTCCAACCACGACATCCGCTTTACAAGTGCGCAACGCCAGTACACGCAGACCAGACGATGGGCCAAGCGGACCCAGCGCCTCCGTCCACGGCGTAGCAGGGTCCCACGTCACATCGCCTGTAAGCTTGCGGTAGTTGAGATCGCCCTTGAAAATGACGAGCTCGCTTTCCTTGAGATCTTCGTACAGCTTGGGCGCTGTGTTTGGCAGACGCCAGTAGCCTCCACCTTCTGTCCAAAATACGTTCGGCCGCAGGACAATCTGGCCTTCAGCGTATAGTGTGCTCCAGTTCTGGAATAGTGCTTGCAAGTCTTGAGACTCCTTGTCGGATAGCGGTTGTGGAGTCTTGCCTCTTACTTGGTCATCCTCTGAAGGTGTCTCGTAGAAATTCTTAGCATCAACCAAGACACTGAGCAGGTCCGAAAAGTCCTTTGGTATAACGTCGGACACGAACCATGGAATGTTCTTGGGGTGTAGCACGATATGCGTGGCGAGTCCTGATTGCAGGAGGTATCCAGCAAGGATGAGATCGACGAAGACTTCAAAGCCTGCGTTGTCAAGTACGATGTCCACTCGTCGCTCCTTGTTACCCGCCTGCTGAGCTTTCTTCAGTGTCGCAAAGGCCTCTGGGAAGTTGTTGATGAGAATCTTGTCTTCATTCGCCTTGCGAGCGTTCGAGCCCTGCAACTTCTGGATGTCGTCGTAGCTGAGGTTGGTGAGAAGAGACAGATCAGTGGCATTGCCCCATAGGCAGATCTCGCACATCTCGATGAAGAGTGCTTTCTCCGCCTCTGCTCGCTCTTCTTCAGAGGCGTTGGCCAAAGCTGACTGATCGGACTGCAATTGCTTGGTGAGGTCATTGTATCGTGCTGCGAGCTCAAGCACTGCAGGGCGAGATGAGCGGAAAGTGGACAGCTTCTGTTTCGAGAAGACGTCGTATGACTTCCAGTGGGTCGAATTGCGGAACAGTGTCGCCATGCGGCTGGGTGGGTCAGAACCCATACACATATGAGAAGTGAAGCTCGTCCTTACCGATACAGGTAGCACTCGGCATAGAGCCATGCTACATCGTGCCACTTGGGGTTGCCTCGTTGCTCCAGCTCTTTGTTGTATGCCTCGATGTCCGGATCGCCATCCTCGGGTAGGAGGCTGTACAATGTCAGACGAAACCGTTGATGATGGATGACAGAAGTTACCTTAGTTGCCGATTGTGCTGCAGCTCATACTTGAGCGTGGCAAGATCGTTGGTGATCTTCTTGCCTTCTTCAAGCTTCTCGCCGCTTTCCTTGCCGGTGGCTCTATGCACATCATCGATCGCTTGCGTCTGGACATGCCGTCAGGTAGTTGTTCATCCAACTACAGCATGATTTCTCCTTACCAGAATCGTCGGCCATCGCTCTCTTGCAGAGATGTAGGCGAATGATGTTGGGTCGGCGGTGCTCGACGGCGCTATGTAAGCGTCAGTCGATGGAGGAGTAGCAACTTGATGTAGACTGACATACGGACTTTCGGATCGTACTCCATCTTGTCTATGTCTATGATTGTGGTCGGACAAAGAATTTGTGAGACGATTCCATTCAATGTTGTCTTCATCGGGCATGCCGTCATGCTGTCAAGCCTGAGGCATCACGGCAGCACCGGCTCAGCTTCCGATCGTGGTTGCTATTTACAAGATAGAGTTACTTCACTTGACGACGGGCCAAGAACAAGTCTCACATGCGCGTCTCACGGCGGCGCGACCGCATCTGCGGAGCATCATCGACCCGCGAGGTACTGCAATGCAATAGATCTGTATACTCCCGCTGAGTTGGTATATGCTTGCATCAGCTTCGAGTCCTCCTCAGCCTGCACGTATTCTCGTTCAGCAGCCTCATCCACAAGCGCGGGCAGTGCCTTGGAGGGAGACACGCAAGCCTTCCTATATCTAAACCTGAACCTGGCACGACTCGCCTGTCTCAACAACTGTTTCTCCCACTACATGCGAGATACCCCTGCTCCCATTCACATACATTAGTACTCTGCTACTGACTATAGTCTCGACACACCACACACCATACAGCTGCCACCATGCGAGTACCGCAGAACAAACTGCAGAGAGTCAAGGCCGCTGTGCATCTTGCACAAGCCGTACTCGTCTTCGTTGCAGGATGCCTCACTCTCGCTGTCATGACCAAGGACGGCGGATACGGAGGACAAGTCGGCTACTACTTTGCTCTGGTAGGTCGGGATGTACCACACTCACAGCGTCCACTGACAGATGAAAGTGCTTCATCACGATCCCCGCCATCCTCTACCAAGTCATGGTGCCAATGTGGACTCGAGCCTGGAGACTGAACAACGTCTGGGCGATTGCGACCATCGACATCCTCTTCACACTACTCTGGTTCGCAGCAGCGATAGCGGTAGCAGTCTGGAACGCCAACGGCCTGGCGGCGGGGAAAGAGACGAGCAGGGATAGCGATTCAGACAAGACAATTACGAAGCGGGATACGAAGAAGGATGGCACATGCGCTTCCTTTGGCTACGGCAGCAAGAGCAAGTGCGAAGTCAGCAAAGCGAACGTGGGTTTCGGCATAATCATCAGCCTCTTGTTCGGCGTCTGCAGCTACATTGCTATTCGCGCGGTGATTGAGTACCGTCGCACTGGAGTCGTCCCGGGCAATTCGAGCAGCCTTCCGAAGAACCATGGCGCTGGAATTTCCAGTGAAGACGACGCCGACGACAAGGTCTGGTCAACCAATACCAGGTAAGTACCAATGATTGGAAGGGCGCCGCTCTCCAGCTGCCCATCGATAGTTCCTGGGACATCGCCACGTGGTTCCGGAACATAGCTGACTGTGATTCACAGCGACCTGAACAATCCCGAGGACCGCTTTGCGTACGGCCAAGCAGACCCTGAAGACCGAACAGGACTACTGAATGACCACTCCGACGACGCACATCAAACTGCCAATGGCATGGCGCACCCTGGAAGGCGACCAAGTTGGGAGAGCCAGACTGCACAAATACCGCCATCTTACGACTCTGGCTTTGCGCCATCAGCTCTGAGTCCCACGGGACCGCCGACAGGAGCATTGCCAGGCGGAAGAGTGCAGTTCCCGGAAGCAAACTACGGCAGGATTTGAGAAGAGGACAGTGACTATGGTGATAAACGGCGCTTGGTCTGATTAGGTCTATAGATACCAAACGAAGTATGAATAGATGTTCCGAGCGGCCGACCTCTTCGTGGATCAGGGTCAATGTAAATGGGAGCTGTGACCCAAGTCTCTGGCTTCTGGTATTCTGATAGTTCCACGTCCCATCCAGCTGGAATCGAAGCACTCTCCTATCATATCACCGGCAGCAGCCACGTGCAGACCCTTATCCCCGCCAGAATCATGTCGCAGACCCTGACCGTTCTATGCGCTGATAACACCTCCCTGGAGGAGTACGAGACATCTCCAGGCCCTTCAAAGCTGGAAGTAACCTCAAGCAATGGCTTCCTCTTCTCAAGCCTCGACTCAGCCCTACCGACCGCTCCCATCGAG
Above is a window of Fulvia fulva chromosome 6, complete sequence DNA encoding:
- a CDS encoding Cytochrome P450 monooxygenase calL; translated protein: MTMIPFLGDIPTSVAYAISPFLLVASILVFTRLVTTWNYYASLRNFNESPHGGQKIVSPPQIPYWLPWLGNTISFLQPSPGKFWSQLFSWHPRSTGICTILIGGRPTHIVFSSAAVQAMFKARSPSRDVFERELFSEVFEMPMEQIRNAEAGKHMEHEMNSKYLTNFDRVNELTSHFTRVLEQVLDRDAEEMVKLPEIGLYDWLRDRMFTASCTALLGEKLLEMYPTFCEDFYGFDSDFLSFFFKFPKFVMKEAIERRNRMFTELEEWSGEMHRLSGGTPVDPEGPVWEPYFGSRLNRARQLDYKNRKLNAKSGARLDAGITFGLSSNVIPATGWMLFHLLDPRGPKDIVPRVLAEINKAQKEDGTLDIATLMTQPLLQSIWTEILRLYTDVLVTRNLSEDLVLPLDEDGKRLVQLRKGDNLFAPSFLGHHDPNAWSTGEKPFDQFDAKRFLATNLKTGEQTFSTSRTAGKFFPFGGGTTICPGRLFAKQEALGALAMILLRFEFDVKGFTDGEKKHTKDFPSYSRAYPGSGAISPGGDMRGVTRGIAIGIGTPTQVFAMRPYTALNNIRVNNVADGISTSNTACVGSLGGVFDQSHSSTYTVAVKGAWNGSQVENEDKDGAYIYFNDRVTFERRGYALPPPQAHAGSDPPLS
- a CDS encoding Mitochondrial FAD carrier protein FLX1, giving the protein MPRVYPPLEGRQPTVVLSPSLVESAAGFTAGVVSTLVVHPFDVIKTRLQINSQNATRPGSTLRMIRQIANEALHGPSEDMVRVRASFAKESQAVVRSFYRGLMPNMIGNSVSWALYFMWYGNIKDLVRAARQASSGGERVHALKSSDYFLASGISGVLTAVATNPIWVIKTRMLSTAKDAEGAYKSIAHGTSALYKAEGVKGFYRGLVPSLFGVSHGAIQFMAYEQLKNHWALSRKGGKEGLTNLDYLSLSAASKMFAGSITYPYQVVRSRLQTYDAAKKYNGVRDVVVQIYRKEGMRGFYKGLAPNLIRVLPSTCVTFLVYENMKFYLPRMWNKEGQVEP
- a CDS encoding Damage-control phosphatase, which produces MTACPMKTTLNGIVSQILCPTTIIDIDKMEYDPKVPPSSTADPTSFAYISARERWPTILTQAIDDVHRATGKESGEKLEEGKKITNDLATLKYELQHNRQLSLLPEDGDPDIEAYNKELEQRGNPKWHDVAWLYAECYLYRRMATLFRNSTHWKSYDVFSKQKLSTFRSSRPAVLELAARYNDLTKQLQSDQSALANASEEERAEAEKALFIEMCEICLWGNATDLSLLTNLSYDDIQKLQGSNARKANEDKILINNFPEAFATLKKAQQAGNKERRVDIVLDNAGFEVFVDLILAGYLLQSGLATHIVLHPKNIPWFVSDVIPKDFSDLLSVLVDAKNFYETPSEDDQVRGKTPQPLSDKESQDLQALFQNWSTLYAEGQIVLRPNVFWTEGGGYWRLPNTAPKLYEDLKESELVIFKGDLNYRKLTGDVTWDPATPWTEALGPLGPSSGLRVLALRTCKADVVVGLPKGKDEELRAMEGGGGDSGARKWAWSGKWAVVSFCDGKA